In a single window of the Montipora capricornis isolate CH-2021 chromosome 11, ASM3666992v2, whole genome shotgun sequence genome:
- the LOC138023797 gene encoding E3 ubiquitin-protein ligase TRIM71-like yields MDVQQLFKNLKKEAECPLCIETVTNPKTLPCLHSFCLVCLDRHANFARRQLKATIKCPVCQTSFQIPETDTFENLPSSFHLNRLVDVLALEDGSVQSQRCNSCDENNTATCYCFVCQDFLCASCFEAHQRLKASRGHRNVLMDKLQAQDVQDLIHRPVMCSQQYHEHQPLEFYCEDCKVLICHKCTVVSHNRHTMTDTQKAAQEQKMQMFDAVAKVKAEIARYESEIKKQTDLRNKHRIDVLNEEKKMTDTVEKLIRDLREHERKMKDKFREIYEAEQKHHATRLENFELVATKLKSCFERCQSILDRSFSVEILQTNHAILGRCNELLNVRKPDLYMSPQVHYLVEKKLDLMDRVVVTKTDPSKCLAEGQDSKEVKERKETYFVIVTKDSEGFQCYQQDDKIKVNILTPEGDQLKTDIKDTKDGKYRVTYTPQDAGQHSVEMLVNGQPLTGSPCIVQVHEHQYQFAFQFGSKGKKRGEFGVIYDIDVSQKTGSIAIAEHRNQRIQLFSLEGKFRSEIRLDGAPWSVAFTDSGDLLTLVRESDNKLRLVSEEGHFIKHINDKHLDEPSRVSTASDDRIIITDDGDKKIKVLSPDGNDLLQSFNAPDCDEFPFCAIYHQDKFFVSYESANCVKVFDKTGVYLHDIGCKGSNDGQFDGPDGLVIDKYNRLIVCDSGNRRLQLFTLGGKFLSKLKKQYFKNGFPLYVAINSAGSLIAADQLNGRILVFH; encoded by the coding sequence ATGGATGTTCAACAGCTTTTCAAGAATCTTAAAAAGGAAGCAGAATGCCCATTGTGCATAGAGACTGTCACAAATCCCAAGACATTACCATGTCTTCACTCATTCTGCCTGGTGTGTCTCGACAGACATGCAAACTTCGCAAGGAGACAGCTAAAAGCGACAATCAAATGTCCGGTTTGCCAGACTTCATTCCAAATTCCCGAAACAGACACCTTCGAGAATTTGCCGTCATCGTTTCATCTCAACCGACTGGTGGATGTTCTCGCTCTAGAAGATGGCAGCGTACAGTCTCAAAGATGCAACAGTTGTGACGAGAACAATACGGCAACATGTTACTGTTTCGTGTGCCAGGATTTTCTGTGCGCATCTTGTTTTGAAGCTCACCAACGCTTGAAGGCCTCAAGGGGTCATCGCAATGTTTTGATGGACAAACTGCAAGCGCAAGATGTGCAAGATTTGATCCACAGACCCGTGATGTGTTCACAGCAATATCATGAACATCAACCCCTCGAATTTTATTGCGAAGACTGTAAAGTTCTGATTTGCCACAAATGCACTGTAGTGAGTCATAATCGACACACCATGACAGACACTCAGAAAGctgcacaagaacaaaagatgcaaatgtTCGACGCTGTGGCCAAAGTGAAAGCGGAAATTGCCAGATATGAGagtgaaattaagaaacaaactgaCCTGAGAAACAAACACAGAATTGACGTTTTGAACgaggaaaagaaaatgacagacaCTGTGGAAAAATTGATTCGTGATTTGCGAGAACACGAGAGGAAAATGAAGGACAAGTTTCGTGAAATTTATGAAGCGGAACAAAAACATCACGCAACGCGACTGGAAAACTTCGAGCTGGTTGCCACCAAGCTGAAAAGCTGCTTCGAACGCTGTCAGAGTATCTTGGATAGAAGCTTCAGCgtcgaaattttacaaacaaatcacGCCATCCTCGGACGTTGTAATGAACTGTTAAATGTAAGAAAACCCGATCTTTACATGTCGCCACAAGTACATTACTTGgtggaaaagaaattggatCTTATGGATCGAGTTGTTGTCACGAAGACAGATCCCTCAAAGTGCTTAGCTGAAGGTCAAGACAGCAAGgaagtaaaagaaaggaaggagaCATATTTCGTCATTGTTACAAAGGATTCAGAAGGATTTCAATGTTATCAACAAGATGATAAAATCAAAGTCAACATATTGACTCCAGAAGGTGATCAACTAAAAACAGACATTAAAGACACCAAAGACGGCAAATACAGAGTGACATACACACCACAAGATGCCGGACAACACAGTGTAGAGATGCTTGTGAATGGACAGCCGCTGACTGGTAGTCCTTGCATTGTGCAGGTTCATGAGCATCAATATCAATTTGCCTTTCAGTTTGGTTCAAAAGGGAAGAAGCGAGGAGAATTTGGTGTCATTTACGATATTGATGTGAGTCAGAAAACGGGATCGATTGCTATTGCAGAACACAGGAATCAAAGGATTCAACTGTTTAGCTTAGAAGGAAAGTTTCGAAGTGAGATAAGACTTGATGGTGCACCTTGGTCTGTGGCATTTACAGACTCTGGTGACCTGCTGACTTTAGTTCGGGAAAGCGACAATAAGCTTCGTCTGGTCAGTGAGGAGGGTCACTTCATCAAACACATCAATGATAAACATCTTGATGAACCAAGTCGCGTTTCCACTGCGAGTGATGATCGTATAATCATAACTGACGATGGGGACAAGAAAATCAAGGTCCTTTCCCCTGATGGGAATGACTTGCTCCAGTCCTTCAATGCCCCAGACTGTGATGAATTCCCATTCTGCGCTATATATCACCAGgacaaattctttgtttcttatGAATCTGCTAATTGTGTCAAGGTATTTGACAAAACAGGAGTGTATTTACATGACATTGGCTGTAAGGGGTCCAATGATGGTCAGTTTGATGGCCCTGATGGACTCGTTATTGACAAGTACAACCGACTAATCGTGTGTGATTCGGGTAACCGTAGACTACAACTCTTCACCCTGGGCGGCAAGTTTTTGAGTAAATTGAAGAAACAGTATTTCAAAAATGGATTTCCTCTTTACGTTGCTATAAACAGTGCTGGCAGTCTTATAGCAGCCGACCAACTTAACGGACGCATTTTAGTTTTCCATTAA